A single Triticum dicoccoides isolate Atlit2015 ecotype Zavitan chromosome 2A, WEW_v2.0, whole genome shotgun sequence DNA region contains:
- the LOC119351899 gene encoding uncharacterized protein LOC119351899: MARSLAVVLALAAVVLLAAAGAATAQSKPRPPNANGPKPKANPISVKCSESPRVNPYCSNQRMDCPANCPKSCYADCKSCKPVCMCNTPGACGDPRFIGGDGNAFYFHGRRDADFCVVSDRDLHINAHFIGKSGHSSMSRDFTWIQAIAVLFDGHRLYLGARKTGTWDDAVEHLEIILDGEPVYLPADLVEGAKWTSSRVPELSVTRSKAANGVLVALHGKFSVRANAVPITEEDSRVHRYGVTADDCLAHLELAFKFDALTDDVHGVVGQTYRSDYVNHFDVRASMPTMGGDATFTTSSLFAADCSVARYGVSRGNDGAAVLSELSAVTCASGMDGKGVVCKK; encoded by the exons ATGGCGAGGAGTCTGGCAGTCGTGCTGGCTTTAGCGGCTGTCGTCCTTCTCGCCGCCGCGGGGGCCGCCACCGCGCAATCCAAGCCACGGCCACCCAATGCCAATGGCCCGAAGCCGAAGGCGAATCCGATAAGCGTCAAGTGCAGTGAGAGTCCCAGGGTGAACCCCTACTGCTCCAACCAGAGGATGGACTGCCCCGCCAACTGCCCCAAGTCCTGCTACGCCGACTGCAAATCATGCAAACCCGTCTGCA TGTGCAACACCCCGGGGGCGTGCGGCGACCCGCGGTTCATAGGCGGTGACGGCAACGCCTTCTACTTCCACGGACGCAGGGACGCCGACTTCTGCGTCGTCTCCGACCGTGACCTTCACATCAACGCACACTTCATCGGCAAGAGCGGCCACAGCAGCATGTCCCGGGACTTCACCTGGATCCAGGCCATCGCCGTGCTCTTCGACGGCCACCGCCTCTACCTCGGCGCCAGGAAGACCGGCACCTGGGACGACGCGGTCGAGCACCTAGAGATCATCCTGGACGGCGAGCCCGTGTACCTCCCTGCCGACCTGGTCGAAGGCGCCAAGTGGACCTCCAGCCGCGTCCCCGAGCTGTCCGTGACCCGCAGCAAGGCGGCCAACGGCGTGCTCGTCGCCCTCCACGGAAAGTTCAGCGTCAGGGCCAACGCCGTGCCCATCACCGAGGAGGATTCGAGGGTGCACCGCTACGGCGTCACCGCCGATGACTGCCTCGCGCACCTCGAGCTGGCGTTCAAGTTCGACGCGCTGACCGACGACGTCCACGGTGTGGTCGGACAGACGTACCGCTCCGACTACGTCAACCATTTCGACGTGAGGGCCTCCATGCCCACCATGGGAGGAGATGCCACCTTCACCACCTCCAGCCTGTTCGCCGCCGACTGCAGCGTGGCGCGCTATGGAGTCAGCCGTGGAAACGACGGTGCCGCGGTGCTATCTGAGCTCTCTGCTGTCACCTGTGCCAGTGGCATGGACGGCAAGGGTGTCGTGTGCAAGAAGTAA